Genomic window (Tribolium castaneum strain GA2 chromosome 2, icTriCast1.1, whole genome shotgun sequence):
TCCAGCGCGACTATCCGCAATTTGACCCATCCGGAAgatagacaaaaaaaaaaagataaaaaaacccAGCAGCATTGTCTGCTCGTCGAAGACTCGCTCGGATTCGTGTTCGTGTGTTCACCTACTGACGCACTCGGCCACCGTGATTCCATCCAGTCGGCGTTGTTCTCTCGCCCAGCCGCCATGTTTCTTCGTGCACCATCTTCTCACCCTTTTTCAGTGAACTTTGACCTCGTGATGAGTGTGTGATAGTGCACTGAAATGGAGGATGTCCCCAACGGCGTTGTCCTAATCAAATGTAAGTTGGCACCACTGGGCCAGACGCAACTTCACGCCGGTGCCCACTGTTCCCTTTTTTTTTCCACCGTAATTGTGTGGTACCAACGGCCCTCACTATTTATAATTGGGCTAATTTGGGACTTGTGACGCCGTACGCTGTTCTAAATCCGTCCCGAGTCACAGCACGCGGTACAAACCCCAACTTCAGGGGTGTTTCAACCACCTGTTGCCAACCTAATCAAAAGTGACTGGTTCTGGTAATCACATCCCGTCAAGGACACGGGGTGCGTTCGCGTCTCACGGGGTATTTGGGTCAACAATGTGGTTTAATTTATCGCCTTCGTTtactataaataaaagtgtacTTGAACCGAGCGCTTTAATGGGTAATTCGAGATCCGGTTTAGGGCCCGAACTTTTTTCCGGGCGTAATTccaccaattaattttaatgaatctGACGCCATTATCCGCGATTTTTGGTGCTTGAAAACTTGCGTTCGCGGTGTGCAATCATTAAAAGTTTCCTCAGTTTAGTTCGACTAATTTTTGTCAACCGCCTCACATTCGGGTTTAATTTagtcaaaataatttgattgcgtGCCGGGTTTGACTCATCTGTAGGCAAGATGCAGTTTCCCCGGTTCGTAAACACAGTCATCACGGCGTGGTTTTGTTGACACGAATTAGCATAATCGACTTTCGTGACGTTTCTCCTCAAATATGACCCCTGATATCAtagacaataataaaatactcaataaaaaataaatactaaaaCGTGGTTTTTGTCGCACCTTAATTAAAGGTGGTCGTCTGTCTTTGTCGCATTGTCGGaggtaaaaaatgaaaattgagcGAATACTTCATGGTATAGGCCGAtttattttggtcaaaaagGCCACAAAGGCccgaaataaaacatttaaaaacgtgGCTTATTATCTAGTTATCATGCCCTCTCTTTTCAATACGATGGCAACCCGATTTTCTTGaagaaataaacttttaacaGATGAGAATGGGGTGGAATTTCCTCCGCTTTCTAATAAAATGCAGTTCCCTTCATTGTTTGCGCTGTTTGATGGGATATTTTAATCTCTGAGAGACGTATTGTGGTCTATTCCGGTGCTGAATTGTCGGCGTGCTGTGGAAATAATTGCGAGTCATTTTCCAATTAATAAAGCTCGTCATTTGTTCCTGAAAGTGTCGTTTTCGTGGTTGCGAGAGCTTCATTGTCTGTTTGAGTTTATCGTCCGACAAAAAGCCGCAAGTCGTCTTTTTTCGAGCGCAAATGCAAAGCAAATGCGGCATGAACTTACACAACATATTACAAGAGAGTGTTGGAACATCTGTGCAAACCACATTATATTTAGAGTCCGCATTAGCGCATTTTAGAACGGAATTCCCCCCAAGTCGTCCACTAAATCGCCAGTGAAACATCTCGAAAATCGCAATTATTCCTCGGCACTGAAACAACAATCCCGCCATCTTATAAAACGCGATAAGAAAGGTAAATGAACTAGAGGCTCTCTCCATAAAATACCGCATTTATTGCtccatttttcgaaaattcgaACGCACCCCGAGATCGAGTTACGCGATAACagttgtgttgtttttgtatttgatTACATCACTGCCATTGATGAAAGTGCTGCCAACATCCGTCCAACAAAAAATCCGATTGCACGCATGACTCACGTTGTCTGTTGTCGTACTCTTGAAACAATCAAGGTGTAACGAAAATCGAGTTCAATAAACCGAAAGAATTTTCCCCAGTACTTGGTTTCCTTGATTAAGTTTAATGTTGGCAATAAAACACGAGATGCGGGCAGGCGGGCGGGCGCAGCGTGGGTCCGCTCTGTTTTTGTTGTGTCTTTTCATAGAGTGCAGCTGGATAAATAGAAAGAGCAGGAAAGCAGGTGCAAAAGACACCGCGGAAAAGACACCGATTGCGATCTTTATGGGGGCACGCAACGAGAATGATTCATTCAGCGGCCCCCTTGAATAATTCAGGTTTACACGGGACAATAAAACTTGCGTAACTCGgatgtaataaaaaacaacaaggTTGTTGAACATTTTCGAGGTTGACAAAATTGACGGTGTGGCCTTGAACTGTCTTATCTCCGGTCTTGTCGATCGGAggcatatttttaattttgtgggCTGGTAATGGATCTGTGACCTTTTGATAACGGAGCACAATGTGTACAATAATTACCCACATCCGCTCTCCAATCCCTTCAAAATTAACTCAAATGACCCCCACTAACCCAttgaatcaattttatttactcgaatgggaaaaaaatacagggccGCATTAAGGCATAATCCGAATCAAGCGGAACCGCTTCCGGCCGAACCTGCGGAAGCTTAGCGTTTCCATCTCGAATTCATCTCGTTTAAATGCCATTTCCCACAGAAACGCTGTTGGCCCTCATCTAATCCCAAAACCTAACTACAATAAAACCTCTACAGTCCGAACTAATTTTATAGGTGGTTCCCCGGATTATGGATTAATCGAATTAACCGTTGAACGGTATTAAAGCAATTAGATTTTTAAAATCCATAATTAACGTATTCATCCTCTGGCCCTCGAAACCCGCTGTTGAGTTAATTAATTCGCGAACACGTGCCGCCGCCTCGTGTACACCTCGTTTCAGCCCTGAAAAGCGCTCGAAATTCGCCAACTTGATTATCGCGTCGTCAGGGTTCAACGACAAATAAACAAATGTAAATAACATATTTGTGCGGATGGAGCTCCGGAAGCAGCCAATAAAAACCCGACTGAGCTGTCACTCAGGGCCACGCCCCTGATTATACGAGTTATCAGGCGCGGGAATTTAAACGTTTGGCCCAGTTTATTGGAGCGTGTGACCATATGTTGTCggtttttttatgtaaggAAATGTCTATGACCATATGTGTTTTTTAACGATTTAATGAGACAGTCACCTTGCAAAATATGTAGGTAAGCTAGGCGCCGAGTGTCGGAGAATTATTATTGCGCGGGTGAAACACCGAGAGTCGATTCTCCAACTCCAACGCGCCTCCAGTTGAAACGGGCAAACGGCGGAGAGTAGTTGTCTCGGCGTAAAATGCGATTTTGCGAGTGTGTGAGGACTAAACCGTTCTTATGCACACCTTCCTAGCAAGAAAACTTGAGGCTTGTGCCAGTGAGTAGctgtttttgcttattttttttaaataaatgtgctTGAAAGTCGTGTATTTGTTTTGAATCGATGCGCTCTTGTCGATGATGAGCACTCTTCGAAAATTGGGATTAACGTCCAAGGCCGTACCAGTTTACAAGCTGACGCAATTAAAGCAATTTAAGTCGTTGCTGTGAACAAATAAATACACTTTTCCGAACTAATTAGTTGCCTTTGGTGCAAAGTtcatccggctcgaaggactaTTCAAAGGGAAAAAAACCGATTGTCACAATAAATAAGGCGTCATCAGCTTCCTGATTAAAATGTTGCACACAGTGTGTTCTGTTACCCCCCCATGGGGACGCCGCTTGTCATAATTATGGGTTTCATGGCCAACGTCGTTGTGCAACCGTTTGCGGAATATCAAGTAGTCGATGGGCGGCCTCGGCTGTTTTTATGTCACAGGCCACATATAGCatgacatttgaaaaaacaaccCGAAAATGGCACCTTCATCCCATTGTCAGCTCTCTTGGAAGTTTCTATATTTCctatttagaaaaacaaaagTCCCATTCAATTGGTTTTTCAAGACGGCCGTCCGTACACGTGTGGGTATTTCACCGGTTTGGCATTTAAATGAAACAGAATGCTGtatcatatttatttttctaaagttGATATGACGGTCTAGTATGTTTACTCGTCGTTCATTACTCTTACTTTTacttcttataaaaaaaattatatacagtaaaacctctcaataacggacaccgatggggaaGTTTTAATTGTGCGTTGTAGAGGGGTGTCCACTAGTGGGAGGTTAGAAATGTTAATAtagattttgttacgttcctacaaaaatgtccggaGATGACCATTAAGGATGTCCTACAGGGTggtcttttaaattttttaaagcggTTTAGGgatactgttaaaaaaataaaaacaagaaactcacatttattttttttaaattaataaagaacAAAAACAGTGCTTTTTGAGCGTGCTGTGAAGGtagatacattttttatatttaattttttcccttGGAAATGGTGTCCACTTTTTGTTTGGGGCTGGGCTTGGCGGACTTtgtagttatttataatattgcAAAACGCGTGAAATGAACGAAAACCTAATTTATATCGTGTCCCCTTTATCGGCGTGACATTTGCGCGTTTTAATGACTCTTGGGTACCACCTCCAAAGTGACATTTACGCCGTTTCAAAACCGCGTTTTCTCCTTGCAGACGAGCCCCGCATCCGCTCGGGCACATGGGAGGAGGCCTCGTGCGAGCACCGGGTCCCGGGGCGCACTTTGCAGCACACGGTGTCCCAGCGGAGCTCCGAGGACAGCTGGTGCTCCGGCTCCGACGCCGAGCTCTCATCGGACGGCGAAAGCGACCGCAGCGCCACCTCCAATTCCAGGTCAGTGCAAAGAGACAATCGAAACAATCGAATTAACGGGGTCATGTAGGGTCAACAGCACCCAATTCCGCAACACTTTGAACAAGGCGAAGACGTTGTGCGATAAATTCCGGGCGAGTGGCGGGATCGGCTCCAACCACCGGCTCTCCCTCGACGGGACTTTCCCGGACCAGGCCAGTCAAGCCAATCAGGGGAAGCTGTCGCGGTGGTTCTCGATCCGGCGGGGAAGTACCCACCAGTACGATATCGAGAATGTGGACGGGAAGGCGAGTCCGGGGAATAAAATGCCGCTCCTTCCGGAGGTCGAGGAGGAAAATGTGTTCAACTGCTCGGCGCAGCAGAGGCGGCAAGTGCCGCCTGCCttgccgccgccgccgcagAATCTCACCCCGCAGCAGCTGAAGAGGAGGATGATCGTTGCGGCGATTGTTCACAGCGAGAACTCCTACGTCGCGACGCTACAAAGGCTGGTTAATGTGAGTAGCAGTAGCAAATTCGCAAAAGGgactcaaaataaaatctatctTAAATAAcctattgttattgttttatttcccGGTACTTTTTACAGTATGTAAAACCATTTCCGAGAATAAACAACgtctgaaataaataaatatttgaaagaaaaaaggaaaaacatgAAAGAAAACTTATTTTCGTGcttgaaacttttatttacgtaaatatttaaatttatttatatgttCTCTACTAGTAGGCAGGCACTAacttaattggcgcagtcagtagacTTAGCAGAAGTATGTATTATGATGTGTGAcctttatgcaaaatttctacatttgaaaatattttgaaagcGTGAAACATTTTCTGGTATCGCACATTTGactgttatttaaaaaaagtgattaTACAAGATGGAAAAAAGTGGGTTTTTGAAGAGGAAAGTTCGATTAAAATCAGCCAAATGCGACTTTCACAAATTCTGGCGTGATTTTCTCATCCattcaataaaattgaaaGGGTTTTCTGGAAAAGtgaaaatatgtaattttttgtgcagGATTACAAGAAGCCGCTGGAGGAGAGCAGTCCGGCGATTCTCAGCGCTTCCAAAATCCATACTTTGTTTCACAGACTGCCGGAAATTCTCCAGTGCCATACCCTGTTCCGGATTGCTTTAGCCGAAAGTGTTCGAAACTGGGACCGTGACGAGAAAATCGGAGACGTTTTCGTCGCATCATTTTCAAAAGCTATAGTCCTCGATATTTATAGCGGTTTTATCAACAACTTTTCAGTCGCGATGGATTTGGCCAAAATGGAAGCCAAACGAAAGTCGGCGTTGGCGGACTTTTTAAAAGTACGGTGTGAAATTACCGAAATCGATCGTTGGCTTAATTAATTGTCGGTTGCAGGTGAAACAGATCAGTTCACACGATCGGTTATCATTTTTCGGGTTAATGGTCAAGCCGGTGCAGCGATTCCCCCAGTTTATTCTATTCCTACAGGTTAGCTGAACGTAAAAGTTGGAAATTGAGTAATGATTGTTTTTGAAGGACTTGCTAAAGCACACCCCGCAAGGCCACCACGATCGGATGTCTCTCCAGCTCGCGCTGACCCAGCTGGAGTCACTCGCCGAGATGCTGAACGAGCGCAAACGAGAGGCCGAACAGTACCAGGCCTTCAAGGAGATGTTGCGCCACATCAGCGGCAAATTCTCAGTACGGCCTTTGTCGGACTGCAACCGATATTTGCTACGCGAAGATAACGTTATGCAACTGGTAAGCACACTCATCAAGTGGTTTATTAAGTGTTAATTGCCGGTTTAAGGAGTACAACCAGAGCGGCATGATAACAAAGGCCAAAAACCGCCGCCTTTTACTCCTCAACGACTTAATCGTGTGCGTTTCGGTCGCACCGAAACCTTCCGATGACTTCGGAACGAGCGAAAGACTGAACTTAAAGTGGACGTATCCGGTGGCCGACGTCGAAATCCAGGACACCAGCGCCTCCCCCACCCTAAGCCGGGTGCTAACCGCCGGCTTAACCAAAGGCGGGAGCGTCAAGTCGAACAGTTCGTTCGACGGCCAACAGCCCCAAGACGCCAACAACCTCTGCACCGAAATGAGCAACTTGATGCACGACTACGAGATCATGAGTCGCATCTCGGACCTGGTTGGCTCCCTCAAGGGCAACTACAAGGACATCACGCTCGAAAACACCCGCAAAATCCTACACCAGATCCAGACGTCGATTCAGCAGAAAGACGAGGAGATGGCGTGGGTCGACTCGTGTTGTCTCCAATTAGTCGTTAAAACCAAAGGAAAAGAGGAAATCTTTACGTTCAAAACCGACAATCCCTCCATCAAGAAAGAGTGGATCACGGAGCTGAGACTGGCGCAGTTGGCTTTGGACCCCAACAACTCACCCGCGTGGGAAGTCCCGGAGCAGGAACAGCGGCCCTCCACCAA
Coding sequences:
- the LOC657517 gene encoding rho guanine nucleotide exchange factor 10 isoform X3; the protein is MEDVPNGVVLIKYEPRIRSGTWEEASCEHRVPGRTLQHTVSQRSSEDSWCSGSDAELSSDGESDRSATSNSRVNSTQFRNTLNKAKTLCDKFRASGGIGSNHRLSLDGTFPDQASQANQGKLSRWFSIRRGSTHQYDIENVDGKASPGNKMPLLPEVEEENVFNCSAQQRRQVPPALPPPPQNLTPQQLKRRMIVAAIVHSENSYVATLQRLVNDYKKPLEESSPAILSASKIHTLFHRLPEILQCHTLFRIALAESVRNWDRDEKIGDVFVASFSKAIVLDIYSGFINNFSVAMDLAKMEAKRKSALADFLKVKQISSHDRLSFFGLMVKPVQRFPQFILFLQDLLKHTPQGHHDRMSLQLALTQLESLAEMLNERKREAEQYQAFKEMLRHISGKFSVRPLSDCNRYLLREDNVMQLEYNQSGMITKAKNRRLLLLNDLIVCVSVAPKPSDDFGTSERLNLKWTYPVADVEIQDTSASPTLSRVLTAGLTKGGSVKSNSSFDGQQPQDANNLCTEMSNLMHDYEIMSRISDLVGSLKGNYKDITLENTRKILHQIQTSIQQKDEEMAWVDSCCLQLVVKTKGKEEIFTFKTDNPSIKKEWITELRLAQLALDPNNSPAWEVPEQEQRPSTKMPLFVKSQCVYKSQHQTEVRCGCYYTVNSVKTTRRRHRTQNYLWICTTDGASSHIAILSQHHQQASVLKDVTSFSLVETQVTAMEFVKGAPQPCPSLASDSVWMGTDSHRLLLYAADEPEKQEEIGSAAVSDVITQIKCHCDSVFVALANGTLNVYRRNVVDGSWLLQEPQIINLGSEAVSSLLPINSCLYAACGKKVWVISGLTGEVQKNFSIQHEHVGNVNLMAHSGIGLWISLKHSSTICLYHTETFKHLQDINIASNVMRVTTPSSGRDCVNNNRSQVNVTALLACKGLLWVGTNVGITLTIPLPRLEGVPIISGRVNISYHAHFGPISFLLALQPKTGATPKKDETPQEDRPKMEKQLSDTSMSSKLRYFTSSPVVVRRRKSKDCDMSRLSKTLPRGFGNGGSIFSTSSNSSQVSGDTCDVYGLYGELMYIRDYEGEEHMLTDPIYESLRRSDPELAIPNKVSTLDRRLKMKVSRPRSLDLSNWSVDSRSSSLCTSSGSEESMALRHGAGRSVSRNNSNASRQLNEVSESEEKAPAASKTLSKGGVAVDNARRTVITLMGGRGYVNFRQPCCPADKSKNSFSIRESNRNDAHIVIWELKL
- the LOC657517 gene encoding rho guanine nucleotide exchange factor 10 isoform X2 — encoded protein: MHTFLARKLEACANEPRIRSGTWEEASCEHRVPGRTLQHTVSQRSSEDSWCSGSDAELSSDGESDRSATSNSRVNSTQFRNTLNKAKTLCDKFRASGGIGSNHRLSLDGTFPDQASQANQGKLSRWFSIRRGSTHQYDIENVDGKASPGNKMPLLPEVEEENVFNCSAQQRRQVPPALPPPPQNLTPQQLKRRMIVAAIVHSENSYVATLQRLVNDYKKPLEESSPAILSASKIHTLFHRLPEILQCHTLFRIALAESVRNWDRDEKIGDVFVASFSKAIVLDIYSGFINNFSVAMDLAKMEAKRKSALADFLKVKQISSHDRLSFFGLMVKPVQRFPQFILFLQDLLKHTPQGHHDRMSLQLALTQLESLAEMLNERKREAEQYQAFKEMLRHISGKFSVRPLSDCNRYLLREDNVMQLEYNQSGMITKAKNRRLLLLNDLIVCVSVAPKPSDDFGTSERLNLKWTYPVADVEIQDTSASPTLSRVLTAGLTKGGSVKSNSSFDGQQPQDANNLCTEMSNLMHDYEIMSRISDLVGSLKGNYKDITLENTRKILHQIQTSIQQKDEEMAWVDSCCLQLVVKTKGKEEIFTFKTDNPSIKKEWITELRLAQLALDPNNSPAWEVPEQEQRPSTKMPLFVKSQCVYKSQHQTEVRCGCYYTVNSVKTTRRRHRTQNYLWICTTDGASSHIAILSQHHQQASVLKDVTSFSLVETQVTAMEFVKGAPQPCPSLASDSVWMGTDSHRLLLYAADEPEKQEEIGSAAVSDVITQIKCHCDSVFVALANGTLNVYRRNVVDGSWLLQEPQIINLGSEAVSSLLPINSCLYAACGKKVWVISGLTGEVQKNFSIQHEHVGNVNLMAHSGIGLWISLKHSSTICLYHTETFKHLQDINIASNVMRVTTPSSGRDCVNNNRSQVNVTALLACKGLLWVGTNVGITLTIPLPRLEGVPIISGRVNISYHAHFGPISFLLALQPKTGATPKKDETPQEDRPKMEKQLSDTSMSSKLRYFTSSPVVVRRRKSKDCDMSRLSKTLPRGFGNGGSIFSTSSNSSQVSGDTCDVYGLYGELMYIRDYEGEEHMLTDPIYESLRRSDPELAIPNKVSTLDRRLKMKVSRPRSLDLSNWSVDSRSSSLCTSSGSEESMALRHGAGRSVSRNNSNASRQLNEVSESEEKAPAASKTLSKGGVAVDNARRTVITLMGGRGYVNFRQPCCPADKSKNSFSIRESNRNDAHIVIWELKL
- the LOC657517 gene encoding rho guanine nucleotide exchange factor 10 isoform X4, producing the protein MEQRSDVDEPRIRSGTWEEASCEHRVPGRTLQHTVSQRSSEDSWCSGSDAELSSDGESDRSATSNSRVNSTQFRNTLNKAKTLCDKFRASGGIGSNHRLSLDGTFPDQASQANQGKLSRWFSIRRGSTHQYDIENVDGKASPGNKMPLLPEVEEENVFNCSAQQRRQVPPALPPPPQNLTPQQLKRRMIVAAIVHSENSYVATLQRLVNDYKKPLEESSPAILSASKIHTLFHRLPEILQCHTLFRIALAESVRNWDRDEKIGDVFVASFSKAIVLDIYSGFINNFSVAMDLAKMEAKRKSALADFLKVKQISSHDRLSFFGLMVKPVQRFPQFILFLQDLLKHTPQGHHDRMSLQLALTQLESLAEMLNERKREAEQYQAFKEMLRHISGKFSVRPLSDCNRYLLREDNVMQLEYNQSGMITKAKNRRLLLLNDLIVCVSVAPKPSDDFGTSERLNLKWTYPVADVEIQDTSASPTLSRVLTAGLTKGGSVKSNSSFDGQQPQDANNLCTEMSNLMHDYEIMSRISDLVGSLKGNYKDITLENTRKILHQIQTSIQQKDEEMAWVDSCCLQLVVKTKGKEEIFTFKTDNPSIKKEWITELRLAQLALDPNNSPAWEVPEQEQRPSTKMPLFVKSQCVYKSQHQTEVRCGCYYTVNSVKTTRRRHRTQNYLWICTTDGASSHIAILSQHHQQASVLKDVTSFSLVETQVTAMEFVKGAPQPCPSLASDSVWMGTDSHRLLLYAADEPEKQEEIGSAAVSDVITQIKCHCDSVFVALANGTLNVYRRNVVDGSWLLQEPQIINLGSEAVSSLLPINSCLYAACGKKVWVISGLTGEVQKNFSIQHEHVGNVNLMAHSGIGLWISLKHSSTICLYHTETFKHLQDINIASNVMRVTTPSSGRDCVNNNRSQVNVTALLACKGLLWVGTNVGITLTIPLPRLEGVPIISGRVNISYHAHFGPISFLLALQPKTGATPKKDETPQEDRPKMEKQLSDTSMSSKLRYFTSSPVVVRRRKSKDCDMSRLSKTLPRGFGNGGSIFSTSSNSSQVSGDTCDVYGLYGELMYIRDYEGEEHMLTDPIYESLRRSDPELAIPNKVSTLDRRLKMKVSRPRSLDLSNWSVDSRSSSLCTSSGSEESMALRHGAGRSVSRNNSNASRQLNEVSESEEKAPAASKTLSKGGVAVDNARRTVITLMGGRGYVNFRQPCCPADKSKNSFSIRESNRNDAHIVIWELKL